Proteins encoded within one genomic window of Lynx canadensis isolate LIC74 chromosome B4, mLynCan4.pri.v2, whole genome shotgun sequence:
- the ITGA7 gene encoding integrin alpha-7 isoform X2, giving the protein MAGTPGRGPRGPPGICYLLGSLLAGLLCPGAVAFNLDVMGALRKEGEPGSLFGFSVALHRQLQPRPQSWLLVGAPQALALPGQQANRTGGLFACPLSLEETDCYRVDIDRGADVQKESKENQWLGVSVRSQGPGGKIVTCAHRYEARQRVDQILETRDVIGRCFVLSQDLAVRDELDGGEWKFCEGRPQGHEQFGFCQQGTAAAFSPDSHYLLFGAPGTYNWKGLLFVTNIDSSDPDQLVYKTLDPADRLPGPAGDLALNSYLGFSIDSGKGLVRAEELSFVAGAPRANHKGAVVILRKDSASRLVPEVMLSGERLTSGFGYSLAVADLNNDGWADLVVGAPYFFERQEELGGAVYVYMNQGGHWAGVSPLRLCGSPDSMFGISLAVLGDLNQDGFADIAVGAPFDGDGKVFIYHGSSLGVVIKPSQVLEGEAVGIKSFGYSLSGGLDVDGNHYPDLLVGSLADTAVLFRARPVLHVSHEVFIAPRAIDLEQPNCAAGHSVCVDLRVCFSYIATPSSYSPIVALDYVLDGDTDRRLRGQVPRVTFLSRGPDDPKHQASGTVWLKHQHDRVCGDTMFQLQENVKDKLRAIVVTLSYSLQTPRLRRQAPGQGLPPVAPILNAHQPSTQRAEIHFLKQGCGEDKICQSNLQLVHARFCARVSDTEFQPLPMDADGTTALFALSGQPVIGLELTVTNLPSDPAQPQADGDDAHEAQLLVTLPASLHYSGVRALDPAEKPLCLSNKNASHVECELGNPMKRGAQVTFYLILSTSGITIETTELEVELLLATISEQELHPVSARARVFIELPLSITGVAIPQQLFFSGVVRGESAMRSERDIGSKVKYEVTVSNQGQSLNTLGSAFLNIMWPHEIANGKWLLYPMRVELEGGQGPGQKGLCSPRPNILQLDVDSRDRRRRELEQPEQQEHPEQPEPSTSWWPVSSAEKKKNITLDCVRGTANCVVFSCPLYSFDRAAVLHVWGRLWNSTFLEEYSAVKSLEVIVRANITVKSSIKNLLLRDASTVIPVMVYLDPVAVVAEGVPWWVILLAVLAGLLVLALLVLLMWKMGFFKRARYPEATVPQYHAVKIPREDRQQFKEEKTGTILRNNWGSPRREGPDAHPILAADGHPEPGSEGHPVSGTA; this is encoded by the exons ATGGCCGGGACTCCGGGCCGTGGTCCTCGGGGCCCCCCCGGGATTTGTTACCTTCTTGGCTCCCTGCTGGCCGGACTGCTCTGCCCGGGGGCTGTCGCCTTCAATCTGGACGTGATGGGCGCCCTGCGCAAGGAGGGCGAGCCGGGTAGCCTCTTCGGCTTCTCTGTGGCTCTGCACCGGCAGTTGCAGCCCCGACCCCAGAGCTG GCTGCTGGTGGGTGCTCCGCAGGCCCTGGCTCTGCCTGGGCAGCAGGCGAATCGCACTGGAGGCCTCTTCGCTTGTCCCCTGAGCCTGGAAGAGACCGACTGCTACAGAGTGGACATCGACCGTGGAG CTGATGtgcagaaagaaagcaaggagaaCCAGTGGCTGGGAGTCAGTGTTCGGAGCCAGGGGCCTGGAGGCAAGATTGTC ACCTGTGCACACCGGTATGAGGCACGGCAGCGAGTAGACCAGATCCTGGAGACCAGGGATGTGATCGGTCGTTGCTTTGTGCTAAGCCAAGACCTGGCCGTCCGTGATGAATTGGATGGCGGGGAATGGAAGTTCTGTGAGGGTCGCCCCCAAGGCCATGAACAATTTGGGTTCTGCCAGCAGGGCACAGCTGCCGCCTTCTCCCCTGACAGCCACTACCTCCTCTTTGGGGCCCCGGGAACCTATAACTGGAAGG GGTTGCTCTTTGTGACCAACATTGATAGCTCAGACCCTGACCAGCTGGTGTATAAAACTTTGGACCCCGCTGACCGGCTCCCAGGACCAGCCGGAGACTTGGCCCTGAATAGCTACTTAG GTTTCTCCATCGACTCGGGGAAGGGTCTGGTGCGTGCAGAAGAGCTGAGCTTTGTGGCAGGGGCCCCCCGTGCCAACCACAAGGGTGCTGTGGTCATTCTGCGCAAAGACAGTGCCAGTCGCCTGGTGCCCGAAGTTATGCTGTCTGGGGAGCGCCTGACCTCCGGCTTTGGCTACTCACTGGCTGTGGCCGATCTCAATAATGATGG CTGGGCAGACCTGGTAGTGGGTGCCCCCTACTTCTTTGAGCGCCAAGAAGAGCTGGGGGGTGCCGTGTATGTGTACATGAACCAGGGGGGTCACTGGGCTGGGGTCTCCCCTCTCCGGCTCTGTGGCTCTCCTGACTCCATGTTCGGGATCAGCCTGGCTGTCTTGGGGGACCTCAACCAAGATGGCTTTGCAG ATATCGCTGTGGGGGCTCCCTTTGATGGGgatgggaaagtctttatctacCATGGGAGCAGCCTGGGGGTTGTCATCAAACCTTCCCAG GTGCTGGAGGGTGAGGCCGTGGGCATAAAGAGCTTTGGCTACTCCCTGTCCGGTGGCCTGGATGTGGATGGGAATCATTACCCAGACCTACTGGTTGGCTCCTTGGCTGACACTGCTGTGCTCTTCAG GGCCAGACCCGTCCTTCATGTGTCCCATGAGGTCTTCATTGCTCCCCGAGCCATTGATCTAGAACAGCCTAACTGTGCTGCTGGCCACTCAGTCTG TGTGGACTTGCGGGTCTGTTTCAGCTACATTGCAACCCCCAGCAGCTACAGCCCTATTGTGG CCCTGGATTATGTGTTAGATGGGGACACAGACCGAAGGCTCCGGGGCCAGGTCCCCCGTGTGACCTTCCTGAGCCGTGGCCCAGATGACCCCAAGCACCAGGCCTCAGGCACCGTGTGGCTGAAGCACCAGCATGACCGAGTCTGTGGAGACACCATGTTCCAGCTACAG GAGAATGTCAAAGACAAGCTTCGGGCCATTGTGGTGACCCTGTCCTACAGTCTCCAGACCCCACGGCTCCGGCGACAGGCTCCTGGCCAGGGTCTGCCCCCAGTGGCCCccatcctcaatgcccaccaGCCCAGCACCCAGAGGGCAGAG ATCCACTTCCTGAAACAAGGTTGTGGTGAAGACAAGATCTGTCAGAGCAACCTGCAGCTGGTTCATGCTCGCTTCTGTGCCCGGGTCAGCGACACGGAGTTCCAACCTCTGCCCAT GGATGCAGATGGGACAACAGCCCTGTTTGCCCTGAGTGGGCAGCCAGTCATTGGCCTGGAGCTGACGGTCACCAACCTGCCCTCGGatccagcccagccccaggctgaTGGGGATGATGCTCATGAAGCCCAGCTTCTGGtcaccctccctgcctccctgcactACTCAGGAGTCCGAGCCCTGGACCCTGCG gAGAAGCCGCTCTGCCTGTCCAACAAGAATGCCTCCCATGtcgagtgtgagctggggaaccCCATGAAGAGAGGTGCCCAG GTCACCTTCTACCTCATCCTTAGCACCTCAGGGATCACTATTGAGACCACAGAGCTGGAAGTGGAGCTGCTGTTGGCCAC GATCAGTGAGCAGGAGCTTCATCCGGTCTCTGCCCGAGCACGTGTCTTCATTGAGCTGCCGCTGTCCATCACGGG GGTGGCCATTCCCCAGCAGCTCTTCTTCTCTGGTGTCGTGCGGGGCGAGAGCGCCATGCGGTCTGAGCGGGATATAGGCAGCAAGGTCAAGTATGAGGTCACG GTCTCCAACCAAGGCCAGTCGCTTAACACCCTGGGCTCTGCCTTCCTCAACATCATGTGGCCCCATGAGATTGCCAACGGAAAGTGGCTGCTGTACCCCATGCGGGTGGAGCTGGAGGGCGGGCAAGGGCCTGGGCAGAAGGGGCTCTGTTCCCCGAGGCCCAACATCCTCCAACTG GACGTGGACAGCAGGGATAGGAGGCGGAGGGAGCTGGAGCAGCCGGAGCAGCAGGAACATCCCGAGCAGCCAGAGCCCAGCACATCCTGGTGGCCAGTGTCCTCTGCcgagaagaagaaaaacatcaccCTG GACTGTGTCCGGGGCACTGCCAACTGTGTGGTGTTCAGCTGCCCTCTATATAGCTTTGACCGAGCTGCTGTGCTGCATGTCTGGGGCCGCCTCTGGAACAGCACCTTCTTGGAG GAGTACTCAGCTGTGAAGTCCCTGGAAGTGATTGTGCGAGCGAACATCACTGTGAAGTCTTCTATCAAGAACTTGCTGCTCAGAGACGCCTCCACAGTG ATCCCAGTGATGGTTTACCTGGACCCTGTGGCTGTGGTGGCAGAAGGAGTCCCCTGGTGGGTCATCCTCCTGGCTGTACTGGCCGGGCTTCTGGTGCTGGCGCTGCTGGTGCTGCTCATGTGGAAG ATGGGATTCTTCAAGCGGGCACGGTACCCCGAGGCCACCGTGCCCCAGTACCACGCGGTGAAGATCCCGCGGGAAGACCGACAGCAGTTCAAAGAGGAGAAGACGGGCACCATCCTGAGGAACAACTGGGGCAGCCCCCGGCGGGAGGGCCCCGATGCACACCCCATCCTGGCTGCGGATGGGCACCCTGAGCCAGGCTCAGAGGGGCATCCCGTGTCAGGCACCGCCTAG
- the ITGA7 gene encoding integrin alpha-7 isoform X1, producing the protein MAGTPGRGPRGPPGICYLLGSLLAGLLCPGAVAFNLDVMGALRKEGEPGSLFGFSVALHRQLQPRPQSWLLVGAPQALALPGQQANRTGGLFACPLSLEETDCYRVDIDRGADVQKESKENQWLGVSVRSQGPGGKIVTCAHRYEARQRVDQILETRDVIGRCFVLSQDLAVRDELDGGEWKFCEGRPQGHEQFGFCQQGTAAAFSPDSHYLLFGAPGTYNWKGTARVELCVQGSADLAHLDDGPYEAGGEKEQDPRLIPVPANSYFGFSIDSGKGLVRAEELSFVAGAPRANHKGAVVILRKDSASRLVPEVMLSGERLTSGFGYSLAVADLNNDGWADLVVGAPYFFERQEELGGAVYVYMNQGGHWAGVSPLRLCGSPDSMFGISLAVLGDLNQDGFADIAVGAPFDGDGKVFIYHGSSLGVVIKPSQVLEGEAVGIKSFGYSLSGGLDVDGNHYPDLLVGSLADTAVLFRARPVLHVSHEVFIAPRAIDLEQPNCAAGHSVCVDLRVCFSYIATPSSYSPIVALDYVLDGDTDRRLRGQVPRVTFLSRGPDDPKHQASGTVWLKHQHDRVCGDTMFQLQENVKDKLRAIVVTLSYSLQTPRLRRQAPGQGLPPVAPILNAHQPSTQRAEIHFLKQGCGEDKICQSNLQLVHARFCARVSDTEFQPLPMDADGTTALFALSGQPVIGLELTVTNLPSDPAQPQADGDDAHEAQLLVTLPASLHYSGVRALDPAEKPLCLSNKNASHVECELGNPMKRGAQVTFYLILSTSGITIETTELEVELLLATISEQELHPVSARARVFIELPLSITGVAIPQQLFFSGVVRGESAMRSERDIGSKVKYEVTVSNQGQSLNTLGSAFLNIMWPHEIANGKWLLYPMRVELEGGQGPGQKGLCSPRPNILQLDVDSRDRRRRELEQPEQQEHPEQPEPSTSWWPVSSAEKKKNITLDCVRGTANCVVFSCPLYSFDRAAVLHVWGRLWNSTFLEEYSAVKSLEVIVRANITVKSSIKNLLLRDASTVIPVMVYLDPVAVVAEGVPWWVILLAVLAGLLVLALLVLLMWKMGFFKRARYPEATVPQYHAVKIPREDRQQFKEEKTGTILRNNWGSPRREGPDAHPILAADGHPEPGSEGHPVSGTA; encoded by the exons ATGGCCGGGACTCCGGGCCGTGGTCCTCGGGGCCCCCCCGGGATTTGTTACCTTCTTGGCTCCCTGCTGGCCGGACTGCTCTGCCCGGGGGCTGTCGCCTTCAATCTGGACGTGATGGGCGCCCTGCGCAAGGAGGGCGAGCCGGGTAGCCTCTTCGGCTTCTCTGTGGCTCTGCACCGGCAGTTGCAGCCCCGACCCCAGAGCTG GCTGCTGGTGGGTGCTCCGCAGGCCCTGGCTCTGCCTGGGCAGCAGGCGAATCGCACTGGAGGCCTCTTCGCTTGTCCCCTGAGCCTGGAAGAGACCGACTGCTACAGAGTGGACATCGACCGTGGAG CTGATGtgcagaaagaaagcaaggagaaCCAGTGGCTGGGAGTCAGTGTTCGGAGCCAGGGGCCTGGAGGCAAGATTGTC ACCTGTGCACACCGGTATGAGGCACGGCAGCGAGTAGACCAGATCCTGGAGACCAGGGATGTGATCGGTCGTTGCTTTGTGCTAAGCCAAGACCTGGCCGTCCGTGATGAATTGGATGGCGGGGAATGGAAGTTCTGTGAGGGTCGCCCCCAAGGCCATGAACAATTTGGGTTCTGCCAGCAGGGCACAGCTGCCGCCTTCTCCCCTGACAGCCACTACCTCCTCTTTGGGGCCCCGGGAACCTATAACTGGAAGG GCACCGCCAGGGTGGAGCTCTGTGTGCAGGGCTCGGCGGACCTGGCGCACCTGGACGACGGGCCCTACGAGGCGGGGGGTGAGAAGGAGCAGGACCCCCGCCTCATCCCGGTCCCTGCCAACAGCTACTTTG GTTTCTCCATCGACTCGGGGAAGGGTCTGGTGCGTGCAGAAGAGCTGAGCTTTGTGGCAGGGGCCCCCCGTGCCAACCACAAGGGTGCTGTGGTCATTCTGCGCAAAGACAGTGCCAGTCGCCTGGTGCCCGAAGTTATGCTGTCTGGGGAGCGCCTGACCTCCGGCTTTGGCTACTCACTGGCTGTGGCCGATCTCAATAATGATGG CTGGGCAGACCTGGTAGTGGGTGCCCCCTACTTCTTTGAGCGCCAAGAAGAGCTGGGGGGTGCCGTGTATGTGTACATGAACCAGGGGGGTCACTGGGCTGGGGTCTCCCCTCTCCGGCTCTGTGGCTCTCCTGACTCCATGTTCGGGATCAGCCTGGCTGTCTTGGGGGACCTCAACCAAGATGGCTTTGCAG ATATCGCTGTGGGGGCTCCCTTTGATGGGgatgggaaagtctttatctacCATGGGAGCAGCCTGGGGGTTGTCATCAAACCTTCCCAG GTGCTGGAGGGTGAGGCCGTGGGCATAAAGAGCTTTGGCTACTCCCTGTCCGGTGGCCTGGATGTGGATGGGAATCATTACCCAGACCTACTGGTTGGCTCCTTGGCTGACACTGCTGTGCTCTTCAG GGCCAGACCCGTCCTTCATGTGTCCCATGAGGTCTTCATTGCTCCCCGAGCCATTGATCTAGAACAGCCTAACTGTGCTGCTGGCCACTCAGTCTG TGTGGACTTGCGGGTCTGTTTCAGCTACATTGCAACCCCCAGCAGCTACAGCCCTATTGTGG CCCTGGATTATGTGTTAGATGGGGACACAGACCGAAGGCTCCGGGGCCAGGTCCCCCGTGTGACCTTCCTGAGCCGTGGCCCAGATGACCCCAAGCACCAGGCCTCAGGCACCGTGTGGCTGAAGCACCAGCATGACCGAGTCTGTGGAGACACCATGTTCCAGCTACAG GAGAATGTCAAAGACAAGCTTCGGGCCATTGTGGTGACCCTGTCCTACAGTCTCCAGACCCCACGGCTCCGGCGACAGGCTCCTGGCCAGGGTCTGCCCCCAGTGGCCCccatcctcaatgcccaccaGCCCAGCACCCAGAGGGCAGAG ATCCACTTCCTGAAACAAGGTTGTGGTGAAGACAAGATCTGTCAGAGCAACCTGCAGCTGGTTCATGCTCGCTTCTGTGCCCGGGTCAGCGACACGGAGTTCCAACCTCTGCCCAT GGATGCAGATGGGACAACAGCCCTGTTTGCCCTGAGTGGGCAGCCAGTCATTGGCCTGGAGCTGACGGTCACCAACCTGCCCTCGGatccagcccagccccaggctgaTGGGGATGATGCTCATGAAGCCCAGCTTCTGGtcaccctccctgcctccctgcactACTCAGGAGTCCGAGCCCTGGACCCTGCG gAGAAGCCGCTCTGCCTGTCCAACAAGAATGCCTCCCATGtcgagtgtgagctggggaaccCCATGAAGAGAGGTGCCCAG GTCACCTTCTACCTCATCCTTAGCACCTCAGGGATCACTATTGAGACCACAGAGCTGGAAGTGGAGCTGCTGTTGGCCAC GATCAGTGAGCAGGAGCTTCATCCGGTCTCTGCCCGAGCACGTGTCTTCATTGAGCTGCCGCTGTCCATCACGGG GGTGGCCATTCCCCAGCAGCTCTTCTTCTCTGGTGTCGTGCGGGGCGAGAGCGCCATGCGGTCTGAGCGGGATATAGGCAGCAAGGTCAAGTATGAGGTCACG GTCTCCAACCAAGGCCAGTCGCTTAACACCCTGGGCTCTGCCTTCCTCAACATCATGTGGCCCCATGAGATTGCCAACGGAAAGTGGCTGCTGTACCCCATGCGGGTGGAGCTGGAGGGCGGGCAAGGGCCTGGGCAGAAGGGGCTCTGTTCCCCGAGGCCCAACATCCTCCAACTG GACGTGGACAGCAGGGATAGGAGGCGGAGGGAGCTGGAGCAGCCGGAGCAGCAGGAACATCCCGAGCAGCCAGAGCCCAGCACATCCTGGTGGCCAGTGTCCTCTGCcgagaagaagaaaaacatcaccCTG GACTGTGTCCGGGGCACTGCCAACTGTGTGGTGTTCAGCTGCCCTCTATATAGCTTTGACCGAGCTGCTGTGCTGCATGTCTGGGGCCGCCTCTGGAACAGCACCTTCTTGGAG GAGTACTCAGCTGTGAAGTCCCTGGAAGTGATTGTGCGAGCGAACATCACTGTGAAGTCTTCTATCAAGAACTTGCTGCTCAGAGACGCCTCCACAGTG ATCCCAGTGATGGTTTACCTGGACCCTGTGGCTGTGGTGGCAGAAGGAGTCCCCTGGTGGGTCATCCTCCTGGCTGTACTGGCCGGGCTTCTGGTGCTGGCGCTGCTGGTGCTGCTCATGTGGAAG ATGGGATTCTTCAAGCGGGCACGGTACCCCGAGGCCACCGTGCCCCAGTACCACGCGGTGAAGATCCCGCGGGAAGACCGACAGCAGTTCAAAGAGGAGAAGACGGGCACCATCCTGAGGAACAACTGGGGCAGCCCCCGGCGGGAGGGCCCCGATGCACACCCCATCCTGGCTGCGGATGGGCACCCTGAGCCAGGCTCAGAGGGGCATCCCGTGTCAGGCACCGCCTAG
- the ITGA7 gene encoding integrin alpha-7 isoform X5 has protein sequence MAGTPGRGPRGPPGICYLLGSLLAGLLCPGAVAFNLDVMGALRKEGEPGSLFGFSVALHRQLQPRPQSWLLVGAPQALALPGQQANRTGGLFACPLSLEETDCYRVDIDRGADVQKESKENQWLGVSVRSQGPGGKIVTCAHRYEARQRVDQILETRDVIGRCFVLSQDLAVRDELDGGEWKFCEGRPQGHEQFGFCQQGTAAAFSPDSHYLLFGAPGTYNWKGTARVELCVQGSADLAHLDDGPYEAGGEKEQDPRLIPVPANSYFGLLFVTNIDSSDPDQLVYKTLDPADRLPGPAGDLALNSYLGFSIDSGKGLVRAEELSFVAGAPRANHKGAVVILRKDSASRLVPEVMLSGERLTSGFGYSLAVADLNNDGWADLVVGAPYFFERQEELGGAVYVYMNQGGHWAGVSPLRLCGSPDSMFGISLAVLGDLNQDGFADIAVGAPFDGDGKVFIYHGSSLGVVIKPSQVLEGEAVGIKSFGYSLSGGLDVDGNHYPDLLVGSLADTAVLFRARPVLHVSHEVFIAPRAIDLEQPNCAAGHSVCVDLRVCFSYIATPSSYSPIVALDYVLDGDTDRRLRGQVPRVTFLSRGPDDPKHQASGTVWLKHQHDRVCGDTMFQLQENVKDKLRAIVVTLSYSLQTPRLRRQAPGQGLPPVAPILNAHQPSTQRAEIHFLKQGCGEDKICQSNLQLVHARFCARVSDTEFQPLPMDADGTTALFALSGQPVIGLELTVTNLPSDPAQPQADGDDAHEAQLLVTLPASLHYSGVRALDPAEKPLCLSNKNASHVECELGNPMKRGAQVTFYLILSTSGITIETTELEVELLLATISEQELHPVSARARVFIELPLSITGVAIPQQLFFSGVVRGESAMRSERDIGSKVKYEVTVSNQGQSLNTLGSAFLNIMWPHEIANGKWLLYPMRVELEGGQGPGQKGLCSPRPNILQLDVDSRDRRRRELEQPEQQEHPEQPEPSTSWWPVSSAEKKKNITLDCVRGTANCVVFSCPLYSFDRAAVLHVWGRLWNSTFLEEYSAVKSLEVIVRANITVKSSIKNLLLRDASTVIPVMVYLDPVAVVAEGVPWWVILLAVLAGLLVLALLVLLMWKMGFFKRARYPEATVPQYHAVKIPREDRQQFKEEKTGTILRNNWGSPRREGPDAHPILAADGHPEPGSEGHPVSGTA, from the exons ATGGCCGGGACTCCGGGCCGTGGTCCTCGGGGCCCCCCCGGGATTTGTTACCTTCTTGGCTCCCTGCTGGCCGGACTGCTCTGCCCGGGGGCTGTCGCCTTCAATCTGGACGTGATGGGCGCCCTGCGCAAGGAGGGCGAGCCGGGTAGCCTCTTCGGCTTCTCTGTGGCTCTGCACCGGCAGTTGCAGCCCCGACCCCAGAGCTG GCTGCTGGTGGGTGCTCCGCAGGCCCTGGCTCTGCCTGGGCAGCAGGCGAATCGCACTGGAGGCCTCTTCGCTTGTCCCCTGAGCCTGGAAGAGACCGACTGCTACAGAGTGGACATCGACCGTGGAG CTGATGtgcagaaagaaagcaaggagaaCCAGTGGCTGGGAGTCAGTGTTCGGAGCCAGGGGCCTGGAGGCAAGATTGTC ACCTGTGCACACCGGTATGAGGCACGGCAGCGAGTAGACCAGATCCTGGAGACCAGGGATGTGATCGGTCGTTGCTTTGTGCTAAGCCAAGACCTGGCCGTCCGTGATGAATTGGATGGCGGGGAATGGAAGTTCTGTGAGGGTCGCCCCCAAGGCCATGAACAATTTGGGTTCTGCCAGCAGGGCACAGCTGCCGCCTTCTCCCCTGACAGCCACTACCTCCTCTTTGGGGCCCCGGGAACCTATAACTGGAAGG GCACCGCCAGGGTGGAGCTCTGTGTGCAGGGCTCGGCGGACCTGGCGCACCTGGACGACGGGCCCTACGAGGCGGGGGGTGAGAAGGAGCAGGACCCCCGCCTCATCCCGGTCCCTGCCAACAGCTACTTTG GGTTGCTCTTTGTGACCAACATTGATAGCTCAGACCCTGACCAGCTGGTGTATAAAACTTTGGACCCCGCTGACCGGCTCCCAGGACCAGCCGGAGACTTGGCCCTGAATAGCTACTTAG GTTTCTCCATCGACTCGGGGAAGGGTCTGGTGCGTGCAGAAGAGCTGAGCTTTGTGGCAGGGGCCCCCCGTGCCAACCACAAGGGTGCTGTGGTCATTCTGCGCAAAGACAGTGCCAGTCGCCTGGTGCCCGAAGTTATGCTGTCTGGGGAGCGCCTGACCTCCGGCTTTGGCTACTCACTGGCTGTGGCCGATCTCAATAATGATGG CTGGGCAGACCTGGTAGTGGGTGCCCCCTACTTCTTTGAGCGCCAAGAAGAGCTGGGGGGTGCCGTGTATGTGTACATGAACCAGGGGGGTCACTGGGCTGGGGTCTCCCCTCTCCGGCTCTGTGGCTCTCCTGACTCCATGTTCGGGATCAGCCTGGCTGTCTTGGGGGACCTCAACCAAGATGGCTTTGCAG ATATCGCTGTGGGGGCTCCCTTTGATGGGgatgggaaagtctttatctacCATGGGAGCAGCCTGGGGGTTGTCATCAAACCTTCCCAG GTGCTGGAGGGTGAGGCCGTGGGCATAAAGAGCTTTGGCTACTCCCTGTCCGGTGGCCTGGATGTGGATGGGAATCATTACCCAGACCTACTGGTTGGCTCCTTGGCTGACACTGCTGTGCTCTTCAG GGCCAGACCCGTCCTTCATGTGTCCCATGAGGTCTTCATTGCTCCCCGAGCCATTGATCTAGAACAGCCTAACTGTGCTGCTGGCCACTCAGTCTG TGTGGACTTGCGGGTCTGTTTCAGCTACATTGCAACCCCCAGCAGCTACAGCCCTATTGTGG CCCTGGATTATGTGTTAGATGGGGACACAGACCGAAGGCTCCGGGGCCAGGTCCCCCGTGTGACCTTCCTGAGCCGTGGCCCAGATGACCCCAAGCACCAGGCCTCAGGCACCGTGTGGCTGAAGCACCAGCATGACCGAGTCTGTGGAGACACCATGTTCCAGCTACAG GAGAATGTCAAAGACAAGCTTCGGGCCATTGTGGTGACCCTGTCCTACAGTCTCCAGACCCCACGGCTCCGGCGACAGGCTCCTGGCCAGGGTCTGCCCCCAGTGGCCCccatcctcaatgcccaccaGCCCAGCACCCAGAGGGCAGAG ATCCACTTCCTGAAACAAGGTTGTGGTGAAGACAAGATCTGTCAGAGCAACCTGCAGCTGGTTCATGCTCGCTTCTGTGCCCGGGTCAGCGACACGGAGTTCCAACCTCTGCCCAT GGATGCAGATGGGACAACAGCCCTGTTTGCCCTGAGTGGGCAGCCAGTCATTGGCCTGGAGCTGACGGTCACCAACCTGCCCTCGGatccagcccagccccaggctgaTGGGGATGATGCTCATGAAGCCCAGCTTCTGGtcaccctccctgcctccctgcactACTCAGGAGTCCGAGCCCTGGACCCTGCG gAGAAGCCGCTCTGCCTGTCCAACAAGAATGCCTCCCATGtcgagtgtgagctggggaaccCCATGAAGAGAGGTGCCCAG GTCACCTTCTACCTCATCCTTAGCACCTCAGGGATCACTATTGAGACCACAGAGCTGGAAGTGGAGCTGCTGTTGGCCAC GATCAGTGAGCAGGAGCTTCATCCGGTCTCTGCCCGAGCACGTGTCTTCATTGAGCTGCCGCTGTCCATCACGGG GGTGGCCATTCCCCAGCAGCTCTTCTTCTCTGGTGTCGTGCGGGGCGAGAGCGCCATGCGGTCTGAGCGGGATATAGGCAGCAAGGTCAAGTATGAGGTCACG GTCTCCAACCAAGGCCAGTCGCTTAACACCCTGGGCTCTGCCTTCCTCAACATCATGTGGCCCCATGAGATTGCCAACGGAAAGTGGCTGCTGTACCCCATGCGGGTGGAGCTGGAGGGCGGGCAAGGGCCTGGGCAGAAGGGGCTCTGTTCCCCGAGGCCCAACATCCTCCAACTG GACGTGGACAGCAGGGATAGGAGGCGGAGGGAGCTGGAGCAGCCGGAGCAGCAGGAACATCCCGAGCAGCCAGAGCCCAGCACATCCTGGTGGCCAGTGTCCTCTGCcgagaagaagaaaaacatcaccCTG GACTGTGTCCGGGGCACTGCCAACTGTGTGGTGTTCAGCTGCCCTCTATATAGCTTTGACCGAGCTGCTGTGCTGCATGTCTGGGGCCGCCTCTGGAACAGCACCTTCTTGGAG GAGTACTCAGCTGTGAAGTCCCTGGAAGTGATTGTGCGAGCGAACATCACTGTGAAGTCTTCTATCAAGAACTTGCTGCTCAGAGACGCCTCCACAGTG ATCCCAGTGATGGTTTACCTGGACCCTGTGGCTGTGGTGGCAGAAGGAGTCCCCTGGTGGGTCATCCTCCTGGCTGTACTGGCCGGGCTTCTGGTGCTGGCGCTGCTGGTGCTGCTCATGTGGAAG ATGGGATTCTTCAAGCGGGCACGGTACCCCGAGGCCACCGTGCCCCAGTACCACGCGGTGAAGATCCCGCGGGAAGACCGACAGCAGTTCAAAGAGGAGAAGACGGGCACCATCCTGAGGAACAACTGGGGCAGCCCCCGGCGGGAGGGCCCCGATGCACACCCCATCCTGGCTGCGGATGGGCACCCTGAGCCAGGCTCAGAGGGGCATCCCGTGTCAGGCACCGCCTAG